In Streptomyces sp. P9-A4, the genomic window CATGGCCGTCATGCACTGAGTCCGTACCCGGACCGACAGATCCCGCGCCCCCCAGGGGCGCCCCCGCGGGGGCCCGTCCGAACGGACCGGCCCCCGCGGTGCGTTGTCGGGTCGGCGGGGCTTCGTCGGGTTATCGTCACAAGGGTGAACGACGCCCGTACCCCCGAGGGCCCCCTCGCCTGCGCGCGCTGCGGCAAGACCTCCGAGACCCTGCCGCTGACCTGGACCTGTTCCGTGGAGAACGGCCGGCGCAGCTACTTCTGCGAGGAGTGCGCCCGCGCCAACATCCGCTCGATCGAGGGCCGCCTCGACTCCTCCTGGTGGTGAAGGCCGCCCCGGCCCGGCCCCCCGCCCCCGCCCCCGGCCCTGCCCCCGCCCCGGCCGGGACTAATCGGCGGCGGGGGCAGGCACGAAGCCCGGCAGCCACTCCGCCAGCTCGTCCCGCAGCCGTACCGTCGCGTTGAGCTGGCACAGCACCCCGATCGTGCTCAGCGTCACCCGGTGTATCAGCAGGTACGAGGGCGGCAGGTTGAGCTGCTTGCCCAGCTGGTGGGCGGGGGAGCGGGGGTCGGCGATCCGGGCCGCCTGGGTGCGCATCCAGCCCCGGGTGAAGAGGAAGGACTCCGCCTCCGCCGGTTCGATGATCGGCAGCAGGTACTCCAGGACCGCGTCCGGGTCGAGCGCGACCGACTCCTTGACGAAGCCCTCCGTCCGCAGCGCCCCGTAGACACCGTCGGCGTCACCGGCGAGCGTCATCCGCAGGCAGGTCCCGATCGTCTCCGGCAGCCCGCCCGGCAGCCGGTCCACCGTGCCGAAGTCGAGGACCCCGAGCCGCCAGCCCTCCGGCCCCTCGTCCTCGTCGGCGCCGGGCAGCAGCCGGAAGTTCCCCGGGTGCGGATCGGCGTGCAGCAGCCCCGTGCGCGCGGGGCCGGAGAAGAGGAAGCGGGCCAGCAGCTGACCCGCCCGGTCCCGCTGCTCCTGCGTGCCGTCCGCGATCACCTCCGCCAGCGGGATGCCGTCCATCCACTCGGTCACCAGGACCTGGTCCGCCCGGTGCACCACCGCCGGCACCCGCACATCGGGATCGTCCGCGAACTCCTCCGCGTGCCTCTGCTGCGCCGCCGCCTCCAGGCCGTAGTCCAGCTCCTCGGAGACCCGGTCCCGCATCTCCGAGATCAGCGGCTTGATGTCCATGCCCGGGATCAGCGGACCGAGCAGCCGCGCGAATCGGCTCAGCTGCGTCAGGTCCGAGAGCAGCGCCTCCCCGGCACCCGGGTACTGCACCTTGACCGCGACCTCGCGCCCGTCGTGCCACACGGCCCGGTGCACCTGGCCGATCGAGGCGGCGGCGGCCGGCTTGTCCTCGAACTCGAGGAACAGCTCCCGCCACTCCGCGCCCAGCCGCTCCTCCAGGACCGCGTGGACCGTCCGCGTCGGCATCGGCGGCGCAGCGTCCTGAAGCTTCGTCAGCGCCGCCCGATACGGCCCGGCCACCTCCTCGGGGAGGGCCGACTCGAAGACGGACAGCGCCTGTCCGAACTTCATCGCCCCTCCCTTCAGCTCACCGAGGACCTTGAACAACTGCTCGGCGGTGCGCTGCTGGAGCTCGCGGGCGACCAGCTCGGCCGATCTCCCGCCGATCCGCTTGCCCAGGCCCCAGGTGGCCCGGCCCGCGAAGCCCAGCGGCAACGCGGCCAACTTGGCGGTCCGGGTGACCGCCTTCCGGGGAAGATCAGACATACGCCCCTCCAAAACCCAGACTGCCGTGCCGCGCAGGGCCGTTACCCCGCCATTGTGTCCTGCGCGCCTCCGACCGCCGAGGCGCGCTCCCCCTCTCCCGCGCGCGCCGCGCCGCAGGGGCAGGCCGGATGGGGTCTCAGCCGCTCCGCCCGCCACTCCAACAGCGGCAGCGACGCCTCCCAACGGGTGCCCGTGCTCGCCGGGAGGTCCCCGTCCAGGAACACCAGCGCGTGCGCGGCGGCCAGCCCCGCCACCGCCGTCGCAAGCCCCAGGTCGCAGGCGGGCAGGGGGTGCGGGGCGCCCGAGCGCCACTGGGCGAGCAGCCGGGGCCAGTCCGGCTCCCCGTCCGTCCGCGCCTCCTGGAGACATCGCGCGCAGGCCGTGCCGCCGGGCAGCACGAGCGGACCGACCGTGCCCGTCGCCTCCAGGACCCCCGCGTACAGATGGGGGGTGCCGGTGGCGACCCACCCTCCGGCCGGGAGGGGATCGGGGACGTACGCCCCGAGTCCGTCCCTCGGTGTCACCACGACGAGTGAGAGTCCGGTCCCGCCGCTCCCTTCACCCGGTCCGCGGCCGGGCGCCGCCCTGCCCGGCCGGACCGCGGCGGCCCGGCCCCTCCGCCAGCCGCCGACCAGGCGTCGCGCCGCCGTCGCCCGCCGCTCACCCACGGCCTCGGGCGGAAGCCCGCCGGGGGACGTCTCCCAGGGCTCGACCCGGCCGGAGTCCAGCACCTCGACCGTGCCCACTCCGGCTGCCGACAGCAGGGCCGCCACCGTCGTCCCCACCCGTCCGGCGCCCCGGACCTGGACGCGCAGGGCCCGCCGGGCCGCCAGCGTCCGCGCCGCCCGGTCCGGTTCGGGATGGACCACCGAGAGCGAGGCCAGATCGGCGCGGAGCGGATCGAGGGCGGTGTCCCGCGCCCCGGCCGCCGGACCCGTCCTCCCCGGTCGCCCGGCCGCCGCGTCGGAGAGCAGCCCGGCCGACTCCAGCCGCCCGAGGAGGGCGTCGAGGTGTCCCTCCGGCAGGCCGCGTGCCCGCGCCTCGGCCCGCAGCAGTTCGACACCCCGGGTGCCGTCCAGGAGTCCCAGCACCGCTCCCGTCCCGGGGTCGACGGGGTCGAGCACCACCGCGTGCGCGGGGGTGACCCCGAACTGGAGGCGGCGCAGCCCCCGCCAGGCCCGCCGCAGTGCCGGTTTCACCATCGGATGCATTCGTCCCGCCCCCGCCCTCGTCCCGTACCGCGCATTCATGATCGAAAGCCTCATGATCGACAACGGCTCTTTCGCCGTCCGTGGTGAGAATGCCCCGCCGTCGTGACGGGCGCCGAAAGTTGTCCACAGGCGAGGGGAATAGTCATTCAAATGGTGCGCGGTGGGGTCGGATCGTTCCCGAAACCACTCCGGAGGCGGGACTTCCCCCGTCGGCAGCGGGTAACGTCGGGGCCGTGCCCGCCGACCCACAGCGCAGCGTGACCGACAAGCCGCACCGCGGTGCCGGGACGAGTGCGGTCGAGGTCCGCAGAAGCCCGCGGCGGAGCAGGACCGTCTCGGCCTACCGCGAGGGCGACCGGACCGTGGTGCTCATCCCGGCCCGGATGTCCGAGGCGGAGGAGCGCCGCTGGGTAGGCGTCATGCTGGACAAGCTGGCCGCCCAGGAGAGCCGGAGCGTCCTCGGGGACCGTGAGCTGACCGAGCGCTCACTGCGGCTCTCGGAGCAGTACTTCGGCGGCCGGGCCCGGCCTTCCTCCGTGCGCTGGGTCACCAACCAGAACTCCCGCTGGGGCTCCTGCACCCCCTCCGAAGGCAGCATCCGCCTCTCCCACCGGCTCCAGGGCATGCCCGAGTACGTCGTCGACTACGTCCTCCTGCACGAGCTGGCCCATCTGCTCGTACCGGGCCACGGCCCGAGGTTCTGGCGGCTCCTGGAGGCGTACCCCCGCACCGAGCGGGCCCGAGGCTATCTGGAGGGTGTGGTGGCCGCCGAGCGGCTGCCGCATTTGCCCGCCGCTCGCGAGGAGTGACGCCCCGGGTACGCGCGGGAGTGGATTTCCCGATTCCGTACCGAAAACGACCTGGCCTGTCTCAATGTCGCATACAGCGGTTAGCCTGGCGCGAGCATTCGCCATTCGGGATGGGGGACGGTCGTTACGCATGGCCAGGGAATTCCAACGCGGCCACAAGGCCAAGATCAGTGATCTGACCGCAGGGACCGATCTGTACGTGGGTGTGCAGATCGCGGCGCCCGGACTGACCTTCGACATCAGTTGCTTCGGTCTCGACGCCGAGGAGCGGCTCTCCGACGACCGCTACTTCGTCTTCTTCAACCAGCCGAAGACGCCCGAGGAGTCCGTGCAGCTGCTGGGCGCCCAGTCCGGCGACACCGAGTCCTTCCGCGTCACCCTCGACCGCATCCCCGCGAACATCCACAAGCTGTCGTTCACCGCGACCATCGACGGCGCCGGCCAGATGTCCCAGGTCGGCCCCGGCCACCTGCGGATCGTCGCGGGCGGCGAGGAGGTCGCCCGGTACGCCTTCACCGGCGCGGAGTTCACCACCGAGCGCGCGGTGATGCTCGGCGACTTCTACCTCAAGGACGTCTGGCGCTTCGCCGCCGTCGGCCAGGGCTTCGACGGCGGACTGGACGCGCTCCTGCGCAACTTCGGCGGCGAGGTCGCCGAGGAGGAGCCCGCCGTCCCGCAGCAGCAGGCCCAGGCCCCCGGCTTCGCCCCGCCGCCGCAGTCGGCGGCCCCGCCGGCCTTCGGCGCGCCCCCGGCTCCGGCGCCCGCGCCCGCCTTCGGCGCCCCGCCCGCACCCGCGCCGCCCGCACCCGTGCAGCCGGTCCACACCGCGCCCACGATGGTGGCGCCGCTGGCCCCCGGCCCGGTCCCGCCGCCCGCTCCGGCCCCCGCCCCCTACGGGCAGCAGCCGCCGCAGCAGTACGGCCAGGTCCCGGGTCAGCCCCCGGGCCAGTTCCCCGGGCAGGCCCCCGGCCCGTACCCGCCGCAGGGCCAGCCCCCGTACGGGCAGGCCGCGCCCGCCCCGTACGGGCAGCAGCCGCCGCAGCAGTACGGGCAGCAGTCCCCGGCGTACGGGCAGCAGCCCGGTGTCCCGCAGGGTGTCCCGGCGGGAGGAGCGGGGCTCGCCGCCGCGCTCGCCCCGTACAAGGAGACCGCCACCGGCGCCCGCTGGACCCCGCAGAACCAGCAGCTCATGCGGGTCGACCTCGCCATGGGCGGCGTTCCCGTCCTCGCCCGGCAGGGCTCCATGGTCATGTACCAGGGCAAGGTCGACTTCGGGTACAAGGGCGCGGGCTTCGCCGGCCGGATCGTCGGCAACGCCACCGGGCAGGAGATGCAGCTGATGCGCTGCACCGGCCGCGGACAGGTCTTCCTCGCGGAGGAGGGTGCCCATCTGCACCCGATCGAACTCCAGGGCGACGGGATCTGCGTCTCCGCCGAGAACGTCCTCGCGTTCGACGAGACCCTCCAGTACGAGGTGCGCCGCATCGAGGGCCACGGCATCCCCGGCGGCGCCCTGTTCACCATGCAGTTCCAGGGCACCGGCACCGTCGTGGTCAAGACCCGCGGCATCCCCGTGGTGCTGCCCGTCACGCCGACCACCTTCGCCGACTGCAACGCCGTCGTCGCCTGGTCGTCCGCTTCTCAGGTCATCCTCTCCAGCCAGGTGCGGCTCCGCCGCAACGCCTACCCCGGCCACAGCGGAGAGACCGTGAACCTCCAGTTCCGCGCCGCCCCCGGCAACTTCATCGTCGTCCAGCCCTACGAGGTCTGAGGGAGCCCGAAGTCATGAACCAGCAACTCGCGGGCTACGCCCCGACCCCCGTCGCGGCCCGGATGGAGAACCACGGCCGCACCATGCTCAAGGTGGCCATGGCATCCGGCCAGGACCTCTACGCCCGGACCGGCTCGATGGTCGCCTACGAGGGCTTCATCACCTACGAGCCCAACCCGCCCGCCGTCCGCCAGGTGGCCCAGCAGTGGGCCACCGGCGAGGGCGCGCCGATCATGAAGTGCACCGGCGACGGACTGCTCTACCTCGCCGACTACGGCGCCGACGTCGTCGTGATCAACCTCCAGGACGACTCCCTCTCGGTCAACGGCACCAACCTCCTCGCCTTCGACGCCCACCTCCAGTGGGGCGTCGAGCGCGTCAAGGGCCTCGCCAAGTTCGCCGGCCAGGGCCTGTTCAACGTGCAGATCGCCGGTACCGGCTGGGTCGCGCTGACCTCGCGCGGCACACCGATCGTCGTCGACTGCGGACGCGGCGAGGACGAGACGTACGTCGACCCCGACGCGCTCGTCGCCTGGTCGCCGACGCTCAAGGTCAAGGGCAAGCGCAGCTTCAAGGCCTCCTCGCTCATCGGGCGGGGCAGCGGCGAGGCGTACCAGATGGCCTTCTCCGGCCAGGGCATCGTCGTCGTCCAGCCGAGCGAGGACAGCACCGACCGCCTGCCGGCCCGGGGCTGAGGGAGAGCGAGAACACATCATGCAGAGCCCGCTTTTCAACCACGCCGAGCAGCAGAGCCAGGAGCGGTACGTCGTCCAGAACCCGCAGCTCCTGCGGATCACCCTCACCGGGCAGGACGACATCCTCGCCCGCAAGGGCGCCATGGTCGCCTACCAGGGACTCGTCGACTTCGACGGCGAGTACCAGACCCCGAACCAGCGGCGGGCCCACGCCCGCACCGGTGAGGGCCTGGACCTGATGCGCTGCTCCGGCCAGGGCACGGTCTACTTCGCCAACCTCGCCCAGTACGTCCACATCGTGGAGGTCGAGCAGGAGGGCCTGACCGTCGACAGCGGCTACGTCCTGGCGCTCGACTCGACCCTCCACACCGAGGTCATCGCCGTCGACAGCCAGTACGGCATCTCCGGCTCCGGCAAGTACCAGCTCAACATCTCCGGCCGCGGCAAGGTCGCCCTGATGACCTCCGGGCAGCCGCTGATGATGCACGTCACGCCCGACAAGTACGTCAACGTCGACGCGGACGCCATCGTCGCCTGGTCCACCGGGCTGCGCGTCCAGATGCAGGCCCAGACGACCAACTCCAGCGTCCGCCGCCGCCGCGGCAACACCGGCGAGGGCTGGGAGCTGAGCTTCCTCGGCCAGGGCTTCGCGCTCGTCCAGCCCAGCGAGGTCATGCCCCCGCAGCACGCGGCCATCGGCCAGGGCGTCGCCGCCCAGTTCGGCGCGGGACAGCACGGCGCGCACGGCCAGAACCAGAACAACGCCTGGAACTGAGCGCGCGTGAGGGGGCGGCCGCCACGGCGACCGCCCCCTCAGCCGTGTCCGAGGCGCCCGCCCGCGTCCACGGCAGCCGCCCGTGGCTACGACAGCCGGGCCAGTGTGCCCTCCACCAGCCGGACCACCGAGGTGTCCGCCACCCCCGCCACCTCGTCGTACGCGAACCAGCGCAGGTCCAGCGACTCGTCGCTGATCTGCTCCACCGCGTCCGCCGGGGCGAGCGCCGCGTACTGCACGTCCAGGTGCCAGTGGCAGGGCGCCGGGATCGGATGCCGGTCCAGCCGCACCGGACCGCCCGGCAGCAGGGTCAGACCCGCGATCCCGGACTCCTCCGTCGCCTCGCGCAGCGCCGCCGCCTCGACCGTCGGATCGCCCTCCTCGCAGTGACCGCCCATCTGCAGCCACATGCCCAGCTTCTTGTGCAGGGTCAGCAGCACCCGCCCGCGCGCCGGATCGACCACCAGCGCACTGGACGTCAGATGCCCGGCCGTGCAGGGCTTGTACATGCCGTCCGGGTGGGCGGCGAGATGCTCCAGATAGGCATCGCGCAGCTCGGGTTGGCCCTCGTACCCCTTCAGGACCAGGACCGCGTCGTCGAACAGACTCACTCCTTGCCGTCCCCGTCCTCGGGGGCGTCGCCCTTCGCCGCCTCGCCGAGCATCTTGTCCAGCTCGGAGAAGTCCAGGTGCTCCCGGTGCACGAAGCCGTCCGGGTCGTCCAGGTCGGTCGCCGTCGGCAGCATGTCCGGGTGCTCCCACAGCCCGTCCCGGCCGTCGACCCCGCGCGCGTCGGTCAGCGAGGCCCACAGCCGCGCCGCGTCCCGCAGCCGCCTCGGACGCAGCTCCAGACCGATCAGCGTCGCGAAGGTCTGCTCGGCGGGACCGCCCGAGGCCCGGCGCCTGCGCAGCGTCTCGCGCAGCGCGTCCGCCGAGGTCAGCCGCGACTTGGCGGCCTCGTGGACCACCGCGTCCACCCAGCCCTCGACGAGCGCGAGCGCCGTCTCCAGACGGGCCAGGGCCGCCTTCTGCGCCGGGGTGTCCTCCGGCTGAAACATGCCCTGCTGGAGGGCCTCCTGAAGCTGCTCGGGGTGCGTCGGGTCGAGCTGGCCCACCGCCTCCTCCAGCTTCGAGGTGTCGACCTTGATCCCCCGCGCGTACCCCTCGACCGCGCCGAACAGGTGCGCCCGCAGCCACGGCACGTGCGCGAAGAGCCGCTGGTGCGCGGCCTCGCGCAGCGCCAGGTACAGCCGCACCTCGTCGGAGGGCACGCCCAGGTCCTTGCCGAAGGCCTCGATGTTCAGCGGAAGCAGCGCGGCACGCCCGGCCGGGCCGAGCGGCAGACCGACATCGGTCGAGCCGACGACCTCACCGGCGAGCGCGCCGACGGCCTGCCCGATCTGCTGGCCGAACATGGCGCCGCCCATGGAGCGCATCATGCCGATCAGCGGACCCGCCATGGCCTGCATCTCCTCCGGCAGGACATCGCCCATCGCCGCGCCGACCCGCTCCGCGACCGGGTCCACGAGCTGCTGCCAGGCCGGCAGGGTCGCCTCGACCCACTCGGCGCGGCTCCACGCCACCGCCGTGTTCGACCCGGAGGGCAGCGAGGTGACCTCGTCCAGCCACAGGTCGGCGAGGCGCACGGCCTCCTCGACCGCCGACTTCTCGGCCGGGCCCACGCTGGCGTCCTTGGTGCCGTCGGCGGTGCCCTGGGCCACCACCTGGCGGGCGATCTGCTTGGCCATGTCCCAGTTCACGGGACCGCCCTCGTAGCTCAGCATCTGCCCGAGCTGCTGGAAGGCCGCACCCAGGTCGTTGGGGTTCAGCGAGCCGAACATCGCGGCGAACGGGTTGTCCGCGCCGCCCGGACCGCCCATGCCCGGCAGCCCGCCGAAACCGAACGGGTTCGCCCCGAACGGGTTGCCGCCCTGGCCACCGGACCCCTGGCCACCTCCGGCGGGGTCCTTCTTCTTGCCCTCGTCGCCGTTCTCCGGCTCCTCCGGCGGAAGGCCGAATCCGAATGGGGTGTCACTCACAGGTTTCCTCGGCTCGTAGGGCCGCCGGCCTCCTGCCGACGGCGACTGCCCGACCAGGCCTGTGTCAGACAGACCCGCACACCACCAGCGTAGACATCCGAGCCGGAAATGGGCTCGGTGCTCCGCCGGGCCGTGCCCTGCGGCAGGATGGACGCCACCTGGTCCGTACGCGTCATCCGCGTACGTACTGAAGACAACCGCTGGAGACGCCCGGTGAGTTCCCCAGATCCTCAGGTTCGCGGAGCGCGAAACCACTCAACCCGGTCCGCCGCGCGCGGCCCCGTCGTCGCGGTCACCGGCGCCGCGTCCGGGGTCGGTGACCTGCTGACCAGGCGCCTGGCCGCCTCCGACGAGATCAAGAAGGTCGTCGCCATCGACGAGCGCCGGGGCGAGGTCGCCGAGGCGCACTGGCACGTCCTCGACGTGCGCGACCCGGCCATCGCCGAGAAGCTGCGCGGCGCCGACGTCGTCGTCCACCTCGCGGTCGATCTCGACCTGGAGACCGACCCCGCCGCCCGTACGGCCTACAACGTGCGCGGCACCCAGACCGTGCTGACCGCCGCCGCGGCCGCCGGCGTCCACCGGGTGGTGCTGTGCACCTCCGCGATGGTCTACGGCGCCCTGCCCGAGAACGACATCCCGCTCTCCGAGGACGCCGAGCTGCGGGCGACCGCCGAGGCCACCGGCGTCGGCGACATGCTGGAGATCGAGCGCCTCGGCCGCCGGGCGCCCCGCGCGCACCCCGGCCTCAACGTCACCGTCGTCCGCCCGGCCGTCCTCGTCGGCGGTACGGACACGGCGCTGACCCGCTACTTCGAGTCGCCCCGGCTGCTCGTCGTCGCGGGCTCCCGGCCCACCTGGCAGTTCTGCCACGTCGAGGACCTGGTGAGCGCCCTGGAGTACGCGGCCCTGGAGAAGGTCGACGGCGAGTTCGCGGTCGGCTGCGAGGGCTGGCTCGAACAGGAGGAGGTCGAGGAACTCTCCGGCATCCGCCGCATGGAGCTGCCCTCCGCCGTCGCCCTCGGCGCCGCCGCCCGGCTGCACCGGATCGGGCTCACCCCGTCCCCGGCGGGCGACCTCGCCTACACGATGCACCCGTGGGTGGTGAGCGTCGGACGGCTGCACGACGCCGGCTGGCGGCCGAAGTGGACGAACGAGGAGGTCCTCGCCGCGCTCCTGGAGGAGGCCGAGGGCCGCCACACGGTCGCCGGCCGCCGCTTGGGCCGCAAGGACGCCACGGCGGCCGGCGCGGCCGGCGCGACGGTGGCGCTGCTCGGCACGGCGGCGCTGGTCCGCCAGATGCGGAAGCGGCGCGGGATCTGACCGCCGGTCGAAACCGCTATTCCGGCTTCACGCGCGCGTACGGCACGATGGGTCCATGGCACACACGCACGACCACCCCGGCGAGCAGGCCGCCGCCGACCCGATCAAGCTCCTCGCGATCCGGGAGACCCCGCTCTCCCTCGACGAGGTCTTCCGGGCGGTCGGCGACGACGCCTCCGGCGGCACGACGCTCTTCGTCGGCACCGTGCGCAACCACGACGGCGGCGCGGACGTCGACGGGCTCGGCTACTCCAGCCACCCGACCGCCGAGGCGGAGTTGCGCCGGGTCGCGGAGAAGGTCGTCGCGAACTACCCGGTGCGCGCGCTCGCCGCCGTCCACCGGGTGGGTGATCTGGTCGTCGGGGACATCGCGGTGATCGTCGCCGTGTCCTGCCCGCACCGCGGCGAGGCCTTCGAGGCCAGCCGCATGCTCATCGACGACCTCAAGCACGAGGTCCCCATCTGGAAGCACCAGACGTTCTCGGACGGCACGGAGGAGTGGGTCGGGGCTTGCTGAGCTTCCGCCCGTAGCCTGGGGCCCCGGCCGAAGGCTGGGGGAGGGGCGGCGCTTGCTGAGCGCCGCAAGTCGACGCGCCGACGGCGTGTAGCCGAACGCCCGATTTGCGTAACCGGCCCCCAAGCGCCAGCGTTGACATCACAGATGAAACAGTCTGCTGATCAACTCACTGGGGATGGGAGGTCGGGATGGCAGCGCTCGCCTGGTTGCTGATTCCGCTTTTCGCAGTCGTCGGCGCGGCGATATGGGGAAGCTGGGCTTCGAGGAACAAGACCATAGGTGACGTGGCCGAACTCGCCGGCTACGCCCGCTTCCGGGACGCGATGGAACGCGCCCACACCACGACACCGGATTCCGCTCGGCCGGAGCGCGAACCGGCCACGACGGCCGCCACGGTCACCACCTCGCCGTAGGGCCGACGCGGGCCGCCTCGTACGGACCCGCCCCAGGGGTGCACCCACAGGCGAGTCCCGTACTGTCGTTCCATGCCACGCCGCACCGCGACGATGCTCGCCTCCACCCTGGTCCTGATCTGTCTGCTCATCGCGGGCGTTCTGATCCCGGTGCCGTACGCGGAGATGAGCCCGGGCCCCACGGTCAACACCCTCGGTGAGGCCAGGGGAGAGCCCGTCCTGCACATCTCGGGACACAAGACCTACCCGACCGACGGCCACCTCAACATGACGACGGTACGCGTCACCGGCGCGGACTACCGGATGAACGCCGTCGAGGCCGTCTACGGCTGGCTCGCCCACGACAACGTGGTGGTGCCGCACGACACCCTCTACCCGGGCGGGAAGACCGAGGAGCAGTCGAGCCAGGAGAACGCCGAGGAGTTCAGCCAGTCCCAGGAGAGCGCCAAGGTGGCCGCCCTGGACGAGCTGGGGATCCCGGTGGTCTCCCGGGTCGTGGTCGGCGCCGTGGTCAAGGGCTCGCCCGCCGAGGGCAAGCTGCACGCGGGCGACGTGATCAAGGCCGTCGACGGTGTGCCGATCACCGCGCAGGCGGATGTCGCCAAGCAGGTCGTCAAGCGGAAGCCGGGTCAGGACGTCGAGTTCACGATCGTCCCCGCCAAGGAGGCCGCCGCGGCCGAGAAGGCGCGCAAGGAGCCGACCGTCACCCGGAAGGTGGTCATCACGACCACCACCTCGGAGGAGGGCGACCGGGCCGTCGTCGGCATCCAGGCCGGGACCGACCACGTCTTCCCGTTCACGATCGACATCAACCTGGCCGACGTCGGCGGACCCAGCGCCGGTCTGATGTTCGCGCTCGGCATCGTCGACAAGCTCACCCCGGAGAGCCTCACCGGCGGCCGGTTCATCGCCGGCACCGGCACCATCGACGACGCGGGCGAGGTCGGCCCGATCGGCGGCATCGAGATGAAGCTGGTGGGCGCGCGCGACGCCGGCGCCCAGTACTTCCTCACCCCGGCCGACAACTGCGAGGCCGCCGCCGCCGACACGCCCGACGGCCTCACCCTGGTGAAGGTGAACACCATCGACGACGCCACGAAGTCCCTGGAGAAGCTCCGCACGGGCGACACGAAGTCCCTGCCGAGCTGCTCGAAGAGCTGACCACGGTTACGCCGAAGGGGCGCCCGCCGGACCGGCGGGCGCCCCTTCGGCGTATCGCAGGGACTCAGGACTCGAAGGTCGCCGCCAGTGCCTCCGCGAGGCCCGGTACCAGGTCGGGGCCGGTCAGCACCTCCGTCGCGGTGTCCTTCTCGCGCAGCCGGATCGCCGCCTCGCGGGCGCCGCCGCGCAGCACCGCCACGGTCATCCGCACCTCCTGCCGGTCGGGGTGCGCGGCCACCCACTTGGCGAGCTGCTTCTCGTTCAGCCCCTGCGGGACCTGGGCCTCCGCCGACGGGGGCAGCATGAGCCGCTCCACCGTCATGGCGCAGCCGGCCACGCCCTTGGGCCAGGCGATCGTGCCGAGGAACTCGTCGAGGGGCTTCCCGCGCGGCAGCTTGTCCTGCTCGATCGGGGTGTAGGCGGTGGCATCGTCACCCAGGCCCAGCTGGGAGGCGAGCGCGGGTTCCTTGGCGCGCAGCCGTGCGGTGTCGACGAGGGCGAAGAGACGGGCCGGCTGGTCCCAGCCGAGGCCCGCCGCGTACTCGTCGATCTCGAGCACCGCGCGGGTGAGGGGGCTCGCGGCCATGGCCGGGCCGGAGGGGGAAACGTTGGACATGACCAACATCCTGCCTCCTCTGACCCGGAACACGGGAACTAGGTAAAGCCTCAGTAAGTTGCACCAGTGGGCTCTACGATCGCGGGGCCTGCTTTCAGACGCATCAACATCGAGGGGCGCACGTTGGCTTTCCAGATGCCGGACCGGGGCGGTAGCCCGTCCGGGCCGAGGATGAGAGTCGGCCGGCCGTCCCGGCGGGCCCGCACCCTGCTCATGACTCTCGGGGTGCTGGCCGTCCTGGCCATGGCGTTCGTGATGTTCGCCGGGTTCTGGACGGACTGGCTCTGGTACCGCTCGGTCAAGTACTCGTCCGTGTTCACCACCACGCTGTGGACCAAGATCGGTCTCTTCGCGGTCTTCGGCCTGCTGATGGGCCTCGCCGTCGGCTTCAACATCTGGCTGGCGTACCGGCTGCGGCCGCCGCTCAGCGCGATGTCGCTGGAGCAGCAGAGCCTCGACCGGTACCGGATGGGCCTGGCCCCGTTCAAGAAGTGGGTGCTGCTCGCCGTCACCGCCCTGGTGGCGCTGATCGC contains:
- a CDS encoding zinc-dependent metalloprotease, yielding MSDTPFGFGLPPEEPENGDEGKKKDPAGGGQGSGGQGGNPFGANPFGFGGLPGMGGPGGADNPFAAMFGSLNPNDLGAAFQQLGQMLSYEGGPVNWDMAKQIARQVVAQGTADGTKDASVGPAEKSAVEEAVRLADLWLDEVTSLPSGSNTAVAWSRAEWVEATLPAWQQLVDPVAERVGAAMGDVLPEEMQAMAGPLIGMMRSMGGAMFGQQIGQAVGALAGEVVGSTDVGLPLGPAGRAALLPLNIEAFGKDLGVPSDEVRLYLALREAAHQRLFAHVPWLRAHLFGAVEGYARGIKVDTSKLEEAVGQLDPTHPEQLQEALQQGMFQPEDTPAQKAALARLETALALVEGWVDAVVHEAAKSRLTSADALRETLRRRRASGGPAEQTFATLIGLELRPRRLRDAARLWASLTDARGVDGRDGLWEHPDMLPTATDLDDPDGFVHREHLDFSELDKMLGEAAKGDAPEDGDGKE
- a CDS encoding SDR family oxidoreductase, whose translation is MSSPDPQVRGARNHSTRSAARGPVVAVTGAASGVGDLLTRRLAASDEIKKVVAIDERRGEVAEAHWHVLDVRDPAIAEKLRGADVVVHLAVDLDLETDPAARTAYNVRGTQTVLTAAAAAGVHRVVLCTSAMVYGALPENDIPLSEDAELRATAEATGVGDMLEIERLGRRAPRAHPGLNVTVVRPAVLVGGTDTALTRYFESPRLLVVAGSRPTWQFCHVEDLVSALEYAALEKVDGEFAVGCEGWLEQEEVEELSGIRRMELPSAVALGAAARLHRIGLTPSPAGDLAYTMHPWVVSVGRLHDAGWRPKWTNEEVLAALLEEAEGRHTVAGRRLGRKDATAAGAAGATVALLGTAALVRQMRKRRGI
- a CDS encoding PPA1309 family protein; amino-acid sequence: MSNVSPSGPAMAASPLTRAVLEIDEYAAGLGWDQPARLFALVDTARLRAKEPALASQLGLGDDATAYTPIEQDKLPRGKPLDEFLGTIAWPKGVAGCAMTVERLMLPPSAEAQVPQGLNEKQLAKWVAAHPDRQEVRMTVAVLRGGAREAAIRLREKDTATEVLTGPDLVPGLAEALAATFES
- a CDS encoding molybdenum cofactor biosynthesis protein MoaE, which gives rise to MAHTHDHPGEQAAADPIKLLAIRETPLSLDEVFRAVGDDASGGTTLFVGTVRNHDGGADVDGLGYSSHPTAEAELRRVAEKVVANYPVRALAAVHRVGDLVVGDIAVIVAVSCPHRGEAFEASRMLIDDLKHEVPIWKHQTFSDGTEEWVGAC
- a CDS encoding YlbL family protein; protein product: MPRRTATMLASTLVLICLLIAGVLIPVPYAEMSPGPTVNTLGEARGEPVLHISGHKTYPTDGHLNMTTVRVTGADYRMNAVEAVYGWLAHDNVVVPHDTLYPGGKTEEQSSQENAEEFSQSQESAKVAALDELGIPVVSRVVVGAVVKGSPAEGKLHAGDVIKAVDGVPITAQADVAKQVVKRKPGQDVEFTIVPAKEAAAAEKARKEPTVTRKVVITTTTSEEGDRAVVGIQAGTDHVFPFTIDINLADVGGPSAGLMFALGIVDKLTPESLTGGRFIAGTGTIDDAGEVGPIGGIEMKLVGARDAGAQYFLTPADNCEAAAADTPDGLTLVKVNTIDDATKSLEKLRTGDTKSLPSCSKS